A genome region from Acidobacteriota bacterium includes the following:
- a CDS encoding TonB-dependent receptor, whose product MQSFFCRVVASIFVTLVCCLPSLGQSSSTSTLAGLVADPNGAVIQGAHVSVKNSATGLEFKVTTASNGTYTVPALGTGVYTVTVEAAGFKRVIVQDVKVDVGAPATANVTLEVGAATESVVVQGGGEVLQTQSATISTTISTKQIAELPLQSRNTIYFLTMLPGVSSAATASPRNSTINGLPSSAYSVTLDGLNTQDNFNKNGDGFFSYISPSVDAIQEVTLSTATPGAESGGQGAIQIKFATRQGTNEFHGSLYEYHRNTVLNSNYWFTNRDTTPYDVQTAKLCNGVQEAYDPEKCKAPRAANLFNQFGGRIGGPIRIPKLFNGRDKAFFFVNFEEFRQPNQVSRQRTIMNTDTQKGIFRYVVSGETRTVDLLDLARRNNQVSTVDPVVGKLLADIRSSSANTGGIVPQSNPNLDTFTFSNGSMGIRYLPTIRFDVNLTNKHRLENTYNYQSYVTTIDTLNSRDPQFPGFPNHGGQFSNRFADSLTLRSTLSSSVVNEARVGLNGGTVLFFPDVNASQFSGSVGNQAGFNLNISAFSSITTATNTTAPSRRNSPIWDFADNLNWTRGAHNLSFGGQFTQVNTWLYDQTLVPTITFGLASGDPAATVFTTANTGLSGTNLTDAQNLYAVLTGRVTAVTANAVLNEKTNKYEYLAPQVRRFRMREWGFYGQDSWRVRQNLTLTGGLRYEFQLPFQTLNDVYNITSVNDLYGASGAGNLFKPGATGGSATRFTQYKNGDKAYNTDKNNFAPSVGFAWTVGKTDGWLKRLVGEGGQTVIRGGYSIAFERQGGASFSGVFDANPGLTLSATRSTTIGNLVKTGEALPVLLSQPSRLGPADFSTDRASALVAGSAAVAITSSANIFDPNLQVPYAQSWTLGVQRELSKNMAIEVRYVHTLNLQQWVTYNLNETNIVENGFLDEFKKAQANLQANIANGRGANFRYFGPGTGTSPLPIYLGYFSGKVDPNVFTNYTSANFAAANFVNPLALTNPLPFLPASTSSTQGLLGSATFRQNALNAGLPANLFLVNPDLQGGANFTGNGGYSRYDGLQVDFRRRLSKGLLLESNYTFAKSFNGLRNSFRVPRVNALFTTNGGTLAQAFKANWVYELPIGKGKWLFGNAGRGLDRLVGGWEWNGTARLQTGANLDLGNVNLVGMTRKDLQKAYKLRFDDANKRVYIFPQDIVDNTIRAFSVSATTASGYPLDSAGQPLAPTGRYIAPANGKNCIQAVTGQCGFTNLIIQGPNFARYDLSVIKRVSITERTNFEFRAEFLNAFNNINFLGNTNVAPSNTASNANFGQVTSAYRDVNNTQDPGGRLVQFVGRFNF is encoded by the coding sequence ATGCAAAGCTTTTTCTGTCGGGTTGTCGCCAGCATTTTCGTCACCCTCGTGTGCTGTCTGCCCAGTCTTGGTCAAAGCAGTTCGACTTCCACGCTTGCAGGTCTCGTCGCTGACCCGAACGGCGCGGTCATTCAGGGCGCCCATGTCAGTGTCAAAAACAGCGCGACCGGTTTGGAATTCAAGGTGACCACCGCCAGCAACGGAACTTACACTGTACCCGCGCTTGGTACGGGTGTTTACACGGTGACGGTTGAGGCGGCTGGGTTCAAGCGCGTGATCGTGCAGGATGTCAAAGTGGATGTCGGTGCCCCGGCGACTGCCAATGTAACGCTTGAAGTCGGCGCCGCCACTGAATCGGTCGTAGTGCAAGGCGGCGGCGAGGTGTTGCAAACTCAATCCGCCACCATCTCCACGACCATTTCCACTAAACAGATTGCTGAATTGCCGCTTCAGTCGCGCAATACCATCTACTTTCTGACCATGCTGCCGGGTGTCAGTTCAGCGGCCACGGCCAGCCCGCGTAATTCCACCATCAACGGGCTGCCATCCAGCGCTTACAGCGTGACGCTGGATGGCTTGAACACGCAAGACAACTTCAACAAGAACGGTGATGGATTTTTCAGCTATATCTCGCCCAGTGTGGATGCGATCCAGGAGGTCACGCTCTCGACGGCAACACCGGGCGCGGAAAGTGGTGGACAGGGAGCGATTCAAATCAAGTTCGCCACCCGGCAAGGAACCAATGAATTTCACGGCAGTCTCTATGAGTATCACCGCAATACCGTGCTCAATTCCAACTACTGGTTCACGAACCGCGACACGACGCCCTATGACGTGCAGACGGCCAAGCTTTGTAACGGAGTCCAGGAAGCCTATGACCCCGAAAAATGCAAAGCGCCCCGGGCCGCCAATTTGTTCAATCAATTCGGCGGGCGTATAGGCGGGCCAATCAGAATCCCGAAGCTGTTCAATGGCCGCGACAAGGCGTTCTTCTTCGTCAACTTTGAGGAATTCCGTCAGCCCAACCAAGTGTCGCGCCAGCGCACGATCATGAACACAGATACGCAGAAAGGCATTTTCCGGTATGTGGTGAGTGGCGAGACGCGCACCGTGGATTTGCTGGATCTGGCCCGCCGGAACAATCAGGTCTCGACGGTTGATCCGGTGGTGGGGAAATTGCTGGCCGACATTCGCAGTTCAAGCGCCAACACCGGCGGTATTGTGCCGCAAAGCAATCCCAATTTAGACACGTTCACTTTCAGCAATGGGAGCATGGGGATTCGCTATCTGCCGACGATCCGCTTCGATGTCAATTTGACGAACAAGCATCGGCTGGAAAATACCTATAACTATCAAAGCTATGTGACCACGATTGACACCCTCAATAGCCGTGACCCGCAGTTCCCTGGTTTCCCCAATCACGGCGGCCAATTCTCGAACCGCTTTGCCGATTCGTTGACGTTGCGCTCGACGCTGTCATCTTCGGTGGTTAATGAAGCGCGCGTGGGGCTGAATGGCGGTACCGTACTTTTCTTCCCGGATGTCAATGCCTCGCAATTTTCCGGTTCGGTGGGGAATCAAGCTGGCTTCAATCTCAATATTAGTGCCTTCAGCAGTATCACCACAGCGACGAATACGACCGCGCCCAGCCGCCGCAATTCGCCGATTTGGGATTTCGCCGACAACCTGAACTGGACACGGGGCGCGCACAACTTGAGCTTTGGCGGCCAGTTCACGCAGGTCAATACCTGGCTCTATGATCAAACGCTAGTGCCGACGATCACCTTTGGCCTGGCTTCCGGCGACCCCGCCGCTACCGTGTTCACCACTGCGAACACGGGCTTATCGGGCACCAATCTGACCGACGCCCAGAATCTTTATGCCGTCTTGACCGGACGCGTGACGGCGGTCACGGCCAATGCCGTGCTCAATGAAAAGACCAATAAGTATGAATACCTCGCGCCGCAAGTCCGGCGCTTCCGCATGCGTGAATGGGGCTTCTATGGGCAGGACTCCTGGCGGGTGCGTCAGAACCTGACACTGACCGGCGGCTTGCGCTATGAATTCCAACTGCCGTTCCAAACGCTCAATGACGTATACAACATCACGTCCGTGAACGATCTGTACGGGGCCTCAGGGGCGGGCAACCTCTTCAAACCCGGCGCGACGGGTGGCAGCGCCACCAGGTTTACCCAATACAAAAATGGCGACAAAGCCTATAACACCGACAAGAACAATTTCGCGCCGAGCGTCGGGTTTGCCTGGACGGTTGGCAAAACAGACGGCTGGTTGAAACGCCTCGTGGGCGAGGGCGGACAAACAGTGATACGCGGCGGTTATTCGATTGCCTTTGAACGTCAGGGTGGCGCTTCGTTCAGCGGCGTCTTTGACGCCAATCCGGGTCTGACGCTCTCGGCGACGCGCAGCACGACGATTGGGAATCTGGTTAAGACGGGCGAAGCGCTGCCGGTGTTATTGAGTCAGCCGTCCCGGCTTGGCCCGGCAGATTTCTCGACCGACCGGGCTAGCGCACTCGTGGCGGGTTCAGCCGCCGTGGCTATTACCAGTTCGGCGAATATCTTCGATCCCAACCTACAGGTGCCCTACGCGCAATCCTGGACGCTTGGGGTGCAGCGCGAACTGAGCAAGAACATGGCGATTGAGGTGCGCTATGTGCACACCCTCAATTTGCAACAGTGGGTGACCTACAATCTCAACGAGACCAACATCGTCGAGAACGGCTTCCTCGACGAGTTCAAGAAGGCGCAAGCTAACTTGCAGGCCAATATTGCGAATGGACGCGGGGCGAACTTCCGCTACTTTGGCCCTGGGACGGGCACATCGCCGCTACCGATCTATCTAGGCTATTTCAGCGGCAAAGTTGATCCCAATGTTTTTACCAATTACACGTCCGCCAATTTCGCCGCCGCGAATTTCGTCAATCCGCTGGCGCTTACTAATCCGCTACCTTTCCTACCTGCCTCAACCAGTTCTACGCAGGGGCTGTTGGGCAGTGCGACCTTCCGGCAAAATGCGTTGAATGCCGGCTTACCGGCGAACTTATTCCTGGTCAATCCGGACTTGCAAGGCGGGGCTAATTTCACCGGCAATGGCGGCTACAGCCGCTATGATGGCTTGCAAGTGGACTTCCGCCGCCGCCTGTCCAAGGGACTGCTGTTGGAAAGCAACTACACCTTTGCCAAGAGCTTCAATGGCCTGCGCAATTCGTTCCGTGTCCCGCGTGTCAATGCGCTTTTCACGACCAATGGCGGGACGCTGGCGCAGGCGTTCAAGGCCAACTGGGTTTATGAACTGCCCATCGGCAAAGGCAAATGGTTATTCGGCAATGCTGGCCGCGGGTTGGACCGGCTCGTGGGCGGCTGGGAATGGAACGGCACGGCGCGCCTGCAAACCGGCGCCAATCTCGACCTGGGCAACGTCAATCTGGTCGGGATGACGCGCAAGGATTTGCAGAAGGCCTACAAGCTGCGCTTCGACGATGCCAACAAACGGGTCTACATCTTCCCGCAAGACATCGTGGACAACACTATCCGGGCCTTCAGCGTGAGCGCCACGACGGCAAGCGGCTATCCGCTTGATTCGGCGGGCCAGCCGCTGGCGCCCACGGGCCGTTACATTGCGCCGGCCAACGGCAAGAACTGTATTCAGGCCGTGACCGGTCAATGCGGCTTCACGAACCTGATTATTCAAGGCCCGAATTTCGCCCGCTACGATCTGAGTGTGATCAAACGGGTCAGCATCACCGAGCGCACCAACTTCGAGTTCCGGGCTGAATTCCTGAACGCGTTCAACAACATCAACTTCCTGGGTAACACCAATGTCGCGCCGAGTAACACCGCCAGCAATGCGAATTTTGGTCAGGTCACCTCGGCTTATCGCGATGTGAACAATACCCAGGATCCCGGCGGACGGCTGGTTCAATTTGTCGGCCGCTTTAATTTCTAA
- the aroF gene encoding 3-deoxy-7-phosphoheptulonate synthase produces the protein MIVAMQPGASEDQINHICDRIRGFGYAPHVIKGTERTVIAAVGPGDKKEHIEHIKSADGVEDAFPILQPFKLVSKEVKKQKTVIRVGDVSIGDGGFVVMAGPCSVEGREQLLSTAEHVAKQGANLLRGGAYKPRTSPYEFQGLAEEGLKLLAEAREKTGLRVITEVLDSDDVELVAEYADILQIGARNMQNFALLKKLGTIGKPVMLKRGLSATIREFLLSAEYIVAHGNPDVILCERGIRTFETATRNTLDLAAVPVINELSHLPIIVDPSHGTGKRSLVRPLAKAAVAVGADGLMTEVHPKPEEAWSDGPQSLRFEEFTTMMRELQPYVTLRKSESN, from the coding sequence ATGATCGTAGCAATGCAACCCGGAGCATCCGAAGACCAGATCAATCACATCTGTGACCGCATCCGCGGCTTCGGCTACGCCCCGCACGTTATCAAAGGCACCGAGCGCACCGTCATCGCCGCCGTCGGCCCCGGTGACAAGAAAGAACACATCGAACACATCAAGTCGGCGGACGGTGTGGAAGATGCTTTTCCCATCCTGCAACCGTTTAAGCTAGTCAGCAAAGAGGTCAAAAAACAGAAAACAGTGATTCGCGTGGGCGATGTCAGCATCGGCGATGGCGGCTTTGTAGTGATGGCTGGCCCCTGTTCGGTCGAAGGGCGCGAACAACTCTTAAGCACAGCCGAACACGTCGCTAAACAAGGCGCGAACCTGCTGCGCGGCGGCGCCTATAAACCGCGCACCTCGCCTTATGAATTTCAGGGCCTGGCTGAAGAAGGGCTGAAGCTGCTGGCGGAAGCGCGCGAAAAGACCGGCTTGCGCGTGATCACTGAAGTGTTGGACAGCGACGATGTCGAATTGGTGGCCGAATACGCCGACATCCTGCAAATCGGGGCGCGTAACATGCAGAACTTCGCCTTGTTGAAAAAGCTGGGCACGATTGGCAAACCGGTGATGTTGAAACGCGGACTATCGGCAACGATCCGCGAATTCCTGCTCTCGGCGGAATACATTGTCGCGCACGGCAATCCCGATGTGATTCTATGCGAACGTGGCATTCGCACCTTCGAGACGGCCACGCGCAACACCCTAGACCTGGCGGCCGTGCCGGTGATCAATGAGTTGAGCCACCTGCCCATCATCGTTGACCCCAGTCACGGCACGGGCAAGCGCAGCTTGGTGCGCCCGCTGGCCAAGGCCGCCGTCGCCGTCGGCGCTGACGGCTTGATGACCGAAGTGCATCCAAAACCCGAAGAAGCCTGGTCGGACGGCCCGCAATCACTGCGCTTCGAAGAATTCACGACGATGATGCGCGAACTGCAACCTTACGTTACTTTGCGTAAAAGCGAGTCGAATTGA
- the pheA gene encoding prephenate dehydratase — protein MNPNQTVAYQGEAGAFSSEAARKLLGEAIELLPCETFEQMFAAVENGACRYCLAPIENSLYGAVHQNYDLLLQHDQLRVVGEVNLRIVHNLIAAPGTQLEAIEKVYSHPVALGQCQRFFATHPTLKAVAAYDTAGSVKLIMQSRETGAAAIASAAAAEVYNAEILLRGIEDDRQNFTRFLLLTRADEAGDSPAAADKTSIVFTLKNETGALFRAMAVFALRDIDLSKIESRPLGGHPWEYSFYVDFTGNLAEARVQHALAHLAEFAHHIKVLGCYQHAALPES, from the coding sequence ATGAACCCAAATCAAACCGTGGCCTATCAAGGCGAAGCTGGCGCCTTCAGTAGCGAAGCCGCGCGCAAACTGTTGGGCGAGGCCATCGAATTGCTGCCCTGCGAGACGTTTGAACAGATGTTCGCCGCCGTCGAAAACGGCGCGTGCCGCTATTGCCTCGCCCCAATTGAGAATTCGTTGTATGGCGCGGTTCATCAGAATTACGACCTGTTGCTGCAACACGACCAGTTGCGCGTGGTGGGCGAAGTCAATCTGCGCATCGTCCACAACCTGATTGCCGCGCCGGGCACGCAACTCGAAGCAATTGAAAAGGTCTATTCGCACCCGGTCGCCCTGGGGCAATGCCAGCGCTTCTTTGCGACGCACCCCACGCTGAAGGCAGTCGCGGCGTATGACACGGCGGGCAGCGTCAAACTGATTATGCAAAGCCGCGAGACGGGCGCCGCCGCAATTGCCAGCGCCGCCGCCGCCGAAGTTTACAACGCGGAAATTCTGCTGCGCGGGATCGAAGACGACCGCCAGAACTTCACCCGCTTCCTGCTGCTCACGCGCGCTGACGAAGCGGGCGACTCGCCTGCCGCTGCTGACAAAACTTCGATTGTCTTTACGCTGAAGAACGAAACGGGCGCGCTCTTTCGCGCGATGGCAGTGTTCGCTTTGCGCGACATTGACCTGTCGAAGATCGAATCGCGCCCACTTGGCGGTCACCCTTGGGAATATAGTTTTTATGTAGATTTCACCGGCAATCTGGCTGAGGCGCGCGTCCAGCACGCGCTGGCGCATCTGGCCGAATTCGCCCATCACATCAAAGTGCTGGGCTGTTATCAGCACGCGGCGTTGCCGGAAAGCTGA
- a CDS encoding YdcF family protein, with protein sequence MTSRARFFIVIVLLLLTALFLWGIHFEVHSYDRRIIANPARLNIENWPRPRVAVVFGASVFSNGELSPMLEDRVDTAIELYRAKQIDKILVSGDNRHPSYNEPKAMYEYLITHAVDKKDAVIDYAGRSTYETCLRAKEVFGLRHAVLVTQRYHLPRSLYLANELGLDAVGVASDIKLKHEVDYQRVREWAAEIKAFFNLRLTPPETVLGERLPIK encoded by the coding sequence ATGACAAGTCGTGCGCGTTTTTTCATTGTCATTGTCCTGCTCTTGCTCACAGCGCTTTTCCTGTGGGGCATTCATTTTGAAGTTCATAGTTATGACCGGCGGATCATCGCCAATCCAGCACGGTTGAATATCGAGAACTGGCCGCGCCCGCGCGTGGCGGTCGTATTCGGCGCGAGCGTGTTCAGCAACGGGGAACTCTCGCCCATGCTGGAAGACCGCGTGGACACGGCCATCGAACTTTATCGCGCCAAACAGATAGACAAGATTTTGGTCTCCGGTGACAATCGTCATCCCAGCTACAACGAACCCAAGGCCATGTACGAATACCTCATCACGCACGCGGTGGATAAGAAAGACGCGGTGATTGATTATGCCGGGCGCTCGACTTACGAAACCTGTTTGCGCGCCAAAGAAGTCTTCGGATTGCGGCACGCGGTGCTGGTCACGCAACGTTATCATTTGCCGCGCTCGCTGTATCTGGCGAACGAATTGGGGCTAGATGCGGTTGGCGTCGCCAGCGACATCAAGCTCAAACACGAAGTGGATTATCAGCGTGTGCGCGAATGGGCGGCTGAGATCAAAGCCTTTTTCAATCTGCGCCTGACGCCGCCTGAGACCGTGTTGGGCGAACGCCTGCCGATTAAATGA
- a CDS encoding Gfo/Idh/MocA family oxidoreductase: MKKEQDLVSRRTFVKGTAAVTAASAFTIVEAKSVRGTTANSMVEIGWVGNGGQGTRDAQLLEQTGEAKIVAVGDYFKTQADKAATRFKVDANRTHVGIDAYKEVIGSKVDAVLLTTPPGFRPEHFKAAVAAKKHVYAEKPLAVDVPGCHMVMEAGDKAKMQNLTVVVGLQRHYSKAYRAAKKIFDEGGMGQAVMAHSAWDQGKIWPDRRGKRADWKSQMDFEVQHWYFFKWLCGDHIVEQNIHNIDVINWFMGAPPVRASGICSLTDKREGLGDIMDHFAITYEYANGVLSSNTCVQVDGVVGDVSETIRGTKGTFTTTAGKGGTGGVRIEALATRKDPNPAPIYKYEGGDDKHYDQEAATFVASVLGKGEGEDKYRNDTKYGVESTFTAILGRESAYRKAALNWNELWNENKKIGFKPESKAD; encoded by the coding sequence ATGAAGAAAGAACAAGACCTCGTTTCACGCCGGACATTTGTCAAAGGCACCGCGGCTGTGACCGCCGCTTCAGCTTTCACGATTGTCGAAGCGAAATCGGTGCGCGGCACCACCGCCAATTCGATGGTTGAAATCGGCTGGGTCGGTAATGGCGGCCAAGGCACGCGCGACGCCCAGTTGCTGGAACAGACCGGCGAAGCCAAGATTGTCGCCGTCGGCGATTATTTCAAAACCCAGGCGGACAAGGCCGCCACGCGTTTCAAAGTGGATGCCAACCGCACTCACGTCGGCATTGACGCTTACAAAGAAGTCATCGGTTCCAAAGTGGACGCCGTGTTGCTGACCACGCCGCCGGGCTTCCGCCCCGAACATTTCAAAGCCGCCGTCGCCGCCAAAAAGCATGTTTATGCCGAAAAGCCGCTGGCTGTGGACGTGCCCGGCTGCCACATGGTGATGGAAGCGGGCGACAAGGCGAAAATGCAAAACCTGACCGTTGTGGTCGGTTTGCAACGCCACTATTCAAAAGCCTATCGCGCCGCCAAGAAGATTTTTGACGAAGGTGGAATGGGTCAGGCCGTGATGGCACATTCAGCCTGGGATCAAGGCAAAATCTGGCCCGACCGGCGCGGCAAACGCGCTGACTGGAAATCGCAGATGGATTTTGAAGTCCAGCATTGGTACTTCTTCAAATGGCTTTGCGGTGACCACATCGTCGAGCAGAACATTCACAACATTGACGTGATCAACTGGTTCATGGGCGCGCCCCCTGTGCGCGCCAGTGGCATTTGCAGCCTGACCGACAAACGCGAGGGCCTCGGCGACATCATGGATCACTTTGCGATCACGTATGAGTACGCCAACGGCGTGCTCTCGTCGAACACTTGCGTGCAAGTTGATGGCGTGGTCGGCGACGTTTCGGAAACGATTCGCGGCACCAAAGGCACCTTCACCACCACGGCCGGTAAAGGTGGCACGGGCGGCGTGCGCATCGAAGCCCTCGCCACCCGTAAAGACCCTAATCCCGCGCCGATTTACAAATACGAAGGCGGCGACGACAAGCACTACGATCAAGAGGCCGCCACCTTTGTCGCCAGCGTGCTGGGCAAGGGCGAAGGCGAAGACAAGTACCGCAACGACACCAAGTACGGCGTCGAAAGCACCTTCACTGCGATTCTCGGACGTGAATCGGCCTACCGCAAAGCGGCGCTGAACTGGAACGAACTGTGGAACGAGAACAAGAAGATCGGCTTCAAACCCGAATCGAAGGCGGACTAA
- a CDS encoding NAD(P)H-hydrate dehydratase produces MKIFTAAQMRELDRLTVERCGIPYATLMETAGGHVVEAILKEYGPVEGKWVAVYCGKGNNGGDGAVIARLLWLRGAAHIEVFLFGKLDDTKDAARANFEAVKCSGERPDKVNFFRNSISFTEVNKETDEADFMAPGADLVIDALFGTGLTKPAQGLLTSAISCINGFAKDVPVISVDIPSGLSSDHEYPIGPHVRADLTVSFTGPKIGNVLAPACEANGKLVIAPIGTPEWLLDEVGSQLNLVEEQQIKAFLDASRRPAHAHKTSVGDVLLIAGSRGKTGAAALSAETILRAGAGLVTVATAQSAQVLLVTQCQNEVMTEGLDENEAGAITHASLDRALQLAAKRTVLALGPGLSASDKSTRHFVREFVERRTAPLVIDADGLNARAPWSAELKGTDELPIIITPHPGEMARLTGKTNAEINADRLNIARAFATQHHVITVLKGSRSLIAAPNGQVYVNPTGNAGMATAGSGDVLTGLLAGLLAQHPSMPLEATIAAVYLHGLAGDLAAAKLGQRSLIASDLIAHLSEAILQVGGAAERGQFSSITTL; encoded by the coding sequence ATGAAGATTTTTACGGCGGCACAAATGCGCGAGTTGGATCGGCTGACGGTCGAACGTTGCGGGATTCCCTATGCGACGTTGATGGAGACGGCAGGGGGTCACGTGGTCGAAGCGATTCTCAAAGAATACGGGCCAGTTGAAGGAAAGTGGGTTGCCGTCTATTGCGGAAAAGGCAATAACGGTGGGGATGGAGCGGTGATTGCTCGGCTGCTTTGGCTACGTGGTGCGGCGCATATAGAGGTGTTTCTCTTCGGCAAACTGGATGATACAAAAGACGCAGCACGCGCGAATTTTGAGGCCGTGAAATGCTCTGGCGAGAGACCTGACAAAGTAAACTTCTTCCGTAATTCAATTTCATTCACCGAGGTAAATAAAGAGACCGATGAGGCGGACTTTATGGCTCCCGGTGCCGATCTCGTGATAGATGCGTTGTTCGGCACAGGACTAACGAAACCTGCACAAGGTCTGTTGACGAGCGCCATTAGTTGCATCAACGGCTTTGCTAAGGATGTCCCGGTGATTTCAGTAGATATCCCTTCCGGCCTTTCTTCCGACCATGAATACCCAATCGGTCCGCACGTCCGCGCTGATCTCACCGTTTCCTTCACCGGCCCCAAAATCGGTAACGTCCTGGCGCCCGCTTGTGAGGCCAACGGCAAATTGGTCATCGCGCCCATTGGCACACCTGAATGGCTTTTGGATGAAGTCGGTTCGCAACTCAACCTCGTCGAAGAACAACAAATCAAAGCTTTCCTGGACGCCTCGCGCCGTCCGGCTCACGCGCACAAAACCTCTGTCGGTGACGTACTGCTCATCGCCGGTTCGCGCGGCAAAACCGGCGCAGCGGCGCTGTCCGCCGAAACCATCCTGCGCGCCGGCGCGGGCCTCGTCACCGTTGCCACGGCGCAATCCGCCCAAGTCTTGCTTGTCACGCAATGCCAAAATGAAGTGATGACCGAGGGCTTGGACGAAAACGAAGCGGGCGCGATCACGCACGCCTCACTCGACCGCGCTTTGCAACTGGCGGCCAAGCGCACTGTACTCGCGCTCGGCCCCGGTTTGTCGGCCAGCGACAAGAGCACGCGCCACTTCGTGCGCGAATTCGTTGAACGCCGCACTGCTCCACTGGTCATTGACGCCGATGGTTTGAACGCGCGCGCGCCCTGGTCCGCTGAACTAAAAGGCACGGACGAGTTGCCAATCATCATCACGCCGCATCCGGGTGAGATGGCGCGGCTGACCGGCAAGACCAACGCCGAGATCAACGCCGACCGGCTGAATATCGCGCGCGCATTCGCCACGCAACATCACGTCATTACTGTGCTCAAAGGCAGCCGCTCGCTCATCGCCGCGCCCAACGGCCAGGTTTACGTCAATCCGACCGGCAATGCCGGAATGGCGACGGCGGGTTCGGGCGATGTGTTGACGGGCCTGCTTGCCGGTTTGCTTGCACAACATCCATCAATGCCGCTCGAAGCGACCATTGCCGCCGTTTACCTGCACGGGCTCGCCGGCGATCTTGCTGCGGCCAAACTCGGCCAACGCTCGCTAATTGCTTCTGACTTGATCGCCCATTTGAGCGAAGCCATTTTGCAAGTTGGCGGTGCGGCGGAACGCGGCCAATTCAGTTCCATCACCACGCTCTAA
- the tsaE gene encoding tRNA (adenosine(37)-N6)-threonylcarbamoyltransferase complex ATPase subunit type 1 TsaE gives MPEIPTGQFTTHSAEETFELAYGIGEALDRATVFLLQGDLGAGKTVFAKGIAAGLDIDPVEVNSPTFTLVNAHQGRLKLHHLDLYRLAGHAAEVFELGLSELLGEPDTVVLIEWPERLVLHQAENEGCRAGFNPALHPGCALSIHHLQLDGVLGSFPIQDAYQVRIEEGGEDVRQISVQPLNPATVHE, from the coding sequence ATGCCTGAAATTCCCACCGGACAATTCACTACGCACTCTGCCGAAGAGACCTTTGAGTTGGCGTATGGCATTGGTGAGGCGCTCGACCGTGCAACTGTTTTCCTGCTGCAAGGCGATCTGGGCGCAGGCAAGACCGTCTTTGCCAAAGGCATCGCGGCGGGCCTGGACATTGATCCGGTCGAGGTCAACAGCCCTACGTTTACACTGGTCAATGCGCATCAAGGCCGCTTGAAGTTGCACCACCTTGATCTGTATCGCCTGGCTGGCCACGCGGCTGAGGTTTTCGAATTGGGGTTGAGTGAATTACTGGGTGAGCCGGACACCGTTGTGTTGATTGAATGGCCGGAGCGGCTAGTACTCCATCAAGCTGAAAATGAGGGATGTAGGGCGGGATTTAATCCCGCCCTACATCCCGGATGCGCTCTCAGCATCCATCACTTACAGCTTGATGGAGTACTAGGTTCATTTCCCATCCAAGATGCTTATCAAGTGCGGATTGAGGAGGGCGGCGAGGATGTGCGGCAGATCAGTGTTCAGCCACTCAACCCAGCAACTGTTCACGAATAA
- a CDS encoding LysR family transcriptional regulator, translating to MTQLRTFRSVAETLNFTRAAERLHLTQSAVSHQIKALEEELGEPLFIRAKRGVKLSQAGKLALEHVERILDEAEALRERVSGRTSEPQGRVRVAAATQAFVYLFAPLFESFMDSHPGVDLAFRTTASTEQTVADILNGAADVGFASLAVYSPNLQVTKIFDDELVLAVSSEHRLARKRAATVEEIEHERFILFERGASIRRATDQFFDQIGVRPDLALESNDTFFIKRMVERGVGVSLVPSWTVMEEIKAGKLAQLRITGHRLRRSVAMVSLGRFQPSPARAFIAYILRHKAKLQAMAEGEPKSK from the coding sequence ATGACACAACTACGTACTTTTCGCTCAGTCGCCGAAACGCTCAATTTCACGCGCGCAGCAGAACGCTTGCACCTGACGCAATCCGCCGTCAGCCATCAGATCAAAGCGTTGGAAGAGGAATTGGGCGAGCCGTTATTCATCCGCGCCAAACGCGGCGTGAAGCTCTCGCAGGCCGGCAAGCTCGCGCTCGAACACGTCGAACGTATTCTGGATGAGGCCGAAGCCTTGCGCGAACGCGTCTCGGGCCGCACTAGCGAACCGCAAGGGCGTGTGCGCGTGGCGGCGGCGACGCAGGCCTTTGTTTATCTGTTCGCGCCGCTGTTTGAATCGTTCATGGATTCGCATCCGGGTGTTGATTTGGCTTTTCGCACGACGGCGAGCACAGAACAAACCGTGGCTGATATTTTGAATGGCGCGGCGGATGTGGGCTTCGCCTCCTTGGCGGTGTATTCACCAAACTTGCAGGTGACAAAAATCTTTGACGATGAACTGGTGCTGGCTGTCAGTAGCGAACATCGGCTGGCGAGAAAGCGCGCAGCAACGGTCGAAGAGATCGAACACGAGCGCTTTATTCTCTTTGAGCGTGGTGCTTCGATTCGGCGTGCGACCGATCAATTTTTCGACCAAATCGGCGTGCGGCCTGATCTGGCGTTGGAATCGAACGATACGTTCTTTATCAAACGGATGGTCGAACGTGGCGTCGGCGTGTCACTTGTTCCTTCTTGGACTGTGATGGAAGAGATCAAGGCGGGCAAGCTGGCGCAGTTACGCATCACTGGTCACCGTTTGCGGCGCTCGGTGGCAATGGTTTCATTGGGGCGCTTTCAACCCTCGCCGGCGCGCGCGTTCATTGCTTATATCTTACGCCACAAAGCTAAATTGCAGGCGATGGCGGAGGGCGAACCGAAGAGTAAGTGA